From a single Bacteroidota bacterium genomic region:
- a CDS encoding DUF4249 domain-containing protein has translation MKVKQIAIYMAIVVAVVSFSRCEKTEDIVDFPVIPPALVLNCYFSPDSIWSFKLSKSLSVIDNAELSFVSDAKIKLFEEGNLLTTINNADFDGIYRYHGHSPIIGKEYQVEVQHPKFKTITSSDLLVNTGNGSVSAYRIIDSMTYYDPGQGKNYGNIDGNITLRIEDQANTDNYYRVQMYYIDSFFGVKYKFMIWDITSDNPAVDENYYNGLLISDFFFDGKSYEISFDFNDWDYSTNKEYIISIESMSRARYLYEQSYYLYLDRQGNPFAEPVMVYNNIVNGYGIFAGFVTTETKITF, from the coding sequence ATGAAAGTAAAGCAAATTGCCATTTATATGGCCATAGTAGTTGCAGTTGTGTCGTTTAGCCGATGTGAAAAAACGGAAGACATAGTTGATTTCCCTGTCATTCCTCCTGCTTTGGTGTTGAATTGTTATTTTTCTCCAGATTCAATATGGTCATTTAAGCTTAGCAAAAGCTTGTCTGTTATTGATAATGCTGAATTATCCTTTGTTTCAGATGCTAAAATAAAGCTATTTGAAGAAGGAAATTTATTAACGACCATTAACAATGCCGATTTTGATGGAATTTATCGGTATCATGGACACTCCCCTATTATTGGTAAAGAATATCAAGTTGAAGTTCAACATCCCAAGTTTAAAACAATCACATCCAGCGACTTACTGGTTAATACAGGCAATGGTTCAGTATCAGCTTATCGCATTATCGATTCAATGACCTATTACGATCCCGGACAAGGTAAAAATTACGGCAACATTGATGGCAACATCACCCTTAGAATTGAAGATCAGGCTAATACGGATAATTATTATCGAGTTCAAATGTATTATATCGATTCATTTTTTGGTGTTAAGTACAAGTTTATGATATGGGATATCACTTCAGATAATCCGGCTGTGGATGAAAATTACTACAATGGTTTATTAATTTCTGATTTCTTTTTTGATGGAAAATCTTATGAAATCAGTTTCGATTTCAATGATTGGGATTATTCAACGAATAAAGAATATATTATCAGCATAGAATCAATGTCGAGGGCACGCTATTTATATGAACAATCCTATTATCTGTATTTAGACCGTCAGGGAAATCCGTTTGCAGAGCCTGTAATGGTTTACAACAATATAGTAAACGGATATGGTATTTTTGCAGGTTTTGTGACGACTGAAACAAAGATTACATTTTAG
- the lgt gene encoding prolipoprotein diacylglyceryl transferase, with protein MILNFIHWSVEPEIFPNTSIPIRWYGLFFVLAFYISYILLNRIFKKEGKDIQLLDKLTMYMLVATIVGARLGHCLFYGPHFDTFGLNGEIIERGFLSHPIDILKIWEGGLASHGAAIAIIIAIVLFARKHKETSFFWIMDRVVIMVAMAGFWIRMGNLVNSEIIGKPTSLAWGFIFEKLEPYGVFGPHHPAQLYEALSYLALFFFLLWFYYKKDGKARSGQIFGIFLIVLFVARFLIEYVKEDQVGFESDMVLNMGQWLSIPFILIGIAILIFVKDKQEELTPIVDDKPEEISS; from the coding sequence ATGATTCTGAATTTTATCCACTGGAGTGTAGAACCTGAAATATTCCCAAACACAAGTATTCCTATCCGATGGTACGGACTTTTTTTCGTATTGGCTTTCTACATATCGTATATCTTACTGAATCGAATCTTTAAAAAGGAAGGAAAAGATATTCAGCTTCTGGATAAGTTAACCATGTATATGCTTGTTGCAACCATAGTTGGTGCACGTTTAGGCCACTGTTTGTTTTATGGACCTCACTTTGATACATTTGGACTTAATGGTGAAATAATTGAAAGAGGGTTTTTATCACATCCAATAGATATTTTAAAAATTTGGGAAGGCGGACTTGCCAGTCATGGAGCAGCCATTGCTATTATCATTGCTATTGTATTATTTGCCCGAAAGCATAAAGAAACAAGTTTTTTCTGGATCATGGACAGAGTGGTTATCATGGTGGCTATGGCCGGTTTCTGGATTCGAATGGGTAATTTGGTGAATTCTGAAATAATTGGCAAACCAACCAGCTTAGCCTGGGGCTTTATATTTGAAAAATTAGAACCCTATGGTGTTTTTGGACCACATCATCCAGCCCAACTGTATGAAGCCTTATCCTATTTGGCACTTTTCTTCTTCCTGTTATGGTTTTATTATAAAAAAGATGGAAAGGCAAGGAGTGGTCAAATATTCGGAATATTCCTGATTGTATTGTTTGTAGCCCGTTTTCTAATTGAATATGTGAAAGAGGATCAGGTGGGTTTTGAGAGCGATATGGTACTGAATATGGGTCAATGGCTTAGTATTCCTTTCATCTTAATAGGAATAGCCATATTGATTTTTGTCAAGGATAAACAAGAAGAATTAACTCCTATTGTAGATGATAAACCTGAAGAGATAAGCAGCTAA